Proteins encoded together in one Impatiens glandulifera chromosome 1, dImpGla2.1, whole genome shotgun sequence window:
- the LOC124945296 gene encoding probable LRR receptor-like serine/threonine-protein kinase At5g48740 codes for MVILYVTDCGLNFSTLPYEPTGDCILHEVKVDLWGIISSKICCQNALSVFSQALSIRIKNNSNENGSVFLDEDQWKKCNQPFIQPSVSISSCGFDNLFNGSSKCSSKSFSAFKQLGGYKDALQKCSQVKANVSFDATCGECNAAISDMKNGLLDDLNVDNNGVEKAGCGVAIVISIAVGRLLNDGNSSNDDFYRCLSASNQFDAGYIKIKSALAKEALAVLIAICGIALIILLIKYVTRSKRKETKPSNGKHKSGWSSFYQFSKEEIENAIVNGKACLGRGSAGQVFKGILPSGQIVAIKQIYRSNASDTFEREVNGLMRVKHKNLVSLVGYCMGDSEQYLVYEYCSAGNLAQHLLGKDKNLDWETRVRILRDCAVGLRFLHHHTDGCIVHRDIKLTNILLTKVQKDLEPKLSDFGLAKMLQIEHSKVYTDVRGTIGYMDPEYMSNAKLTCASDVYSFGIVTLQLLSGQQVIQLDLAARDQLTTKVIACLM; via the exons ATGGTTATTCTTTACGTTACAGACTGTGGATTGAATTTCTCAACCTTACCATACGAACCAACTGGCGATTGCATCCTCCACGAAGTAAAAGTCGATCTATGGGGAATCATTAGCTCAAAAATCTGCTGCCAAAATGCTCTATCCGTCTTTTCTCAAGCATTATCAATTCGAATCAAGAACAATTCCAATGAAAACGGATCAGTTTTCCTTGATGAAGATCAATGGAAGAAATGCAATCAACCTTTCATTCAACCATCTGTTTCAATATCTTCATGTGGTTTTGATAATCTCTTCAATGGAAGCTCAAAATGCTCCTCTAAGTCCTTCTCTGCTTTTAAGCAACTCGGAGGGTATAAGGATGCATTACAGAAATGCTCTCAAGTTAAGGCAAACGTTTCATTTGACGCAACTTGTGGAGAATGTAATGCCGCGATTTCAGATATGAAGAATGGTTTGTTGGATGATTTGAATGTTGATAATAATGGAGTTGAAAAAGCTGGATGTGGAGTTGCTATTGTTATCTCGATTGCTGTTGGTAGATTGCTGAATGATGGTAATTCATCGAATGATGATTTCTATAGGTGTTTGTCTGCTTCAAATCAGTTTG ATGCTGGTTATATCAAGATCAAAT CTGCTTTGGCTAAAGAAGCATTGGCAGTACTAATAGCAATATGTGGAATTGCGCTCATCATCTTGCTGATCAAGTATGTAACCAGAAGCAAGCGGAAAGAAACAAAGCCTTCTAATGGTAAACATAAATCGGGTTGGTCTAGCTTTTATCAATTCTCTAAGGAGGAGATTGAGAACGCGATTGTCAATGGAAAGGCGTGTCTTGGGCGTGGAAGCGCTGGGCAAGTGTTTAAAGGCATTCTCCCTAGTGGTCAGATTGTGGCAATCAAGCAGATATACAGGTCCAATGCGTCTGATACCTTTGAACGCGAAGTGAATGGTCTCATGAGAGTCAAGCATAAGAACCTCGTTAGCCTTGTTGGCTACTGCATGGGAGATAGTGAACAATACTTAGTATATGAGTATTGTTCGGCTGGAAATCTTGCTCAACATCTCCTTG GTAAAGACAAAAACTTAGACTGGGAAACAAGAGTACGGATTCTAAGAGATTGTGCAGTTGGTTTAAGATTTCTCCACCATCACACGGATGGCTGCATAGTCCACAGGGATATTAAG CTCACCAACATCCTTCTGACAAAAGTCCAGAAAGACTTGGAGCCGAAGCTCTCTGATTTCGGTTTAGCAAAAATGTTGCAAATTGAACACAGCAAAGTGTATACAGATGTAAGAGGAACGATTGGTTATATGGATCCAGAGTACATGAGTAACGCCAAGCTCACATGCGCGAGCGACGTTTACAGCTTCGGGATTGTCACTCTTCAGCTCCTCTCTGGCCAACAAGTAATTCAGCTTGATCTTGCTGCCAGAGATCAGTTAACAACAAAGGTaatagcttgtttgatgtag
- the LOC124941488 gene encoding probable receptor-like protein kinase At5g38990, translating to MGQRRITEFIDPKIQGDVNLTDFKSILEIAVLCVSKSGKGRPPIGEVLDEMEKALKNTQAWKKTKKEASSSSSAAQAQKLEEIPV from the exons ATGGGACAACGTAGAATCACTGAGTTTATCGATCCGAAGATTCAAGGGGATGTTAATCTAACCGACTTCAAATCCATATTGGAGATTGCTGTACTATGTGTGTCGAAATCAGGCAAAGGCCGGCCTCCCATTGGAGAAGTTCTAGACGAGATGGAGAAGGCCTTGAAGAACACTCAAGCG TggaagaaaacaaagaaagaagCCAGTTCAAGCTCATCTGCAGCACAAGCACAAAAATTGGAGGAAATTCCAGTGTGA